CTCAGTTCATATACCTTTTTCTTGGCCTTGGGGTTAATCTGTGTGAGCACCTGTTCAAGGTATATATCTGCAGACACTGCAAATCGTCGTCGGTTTCAAATGACATCTTGCAAAGGTGCCCAGATTTTGATTCAGAATGTGAAACTTGAGGACAAGTTTGTTTGAGGGGGGATGAATTGTTATGATTTTAGAGTCATCTAGTCATGTGCTTCGCACGTGTCCATCCAAAAGAGTCTATATGTATTGCTTTGAGGGCATTTGCTCGGTATCAATTGAAATCTGAATATTTTACTTTCTTTTCTTTTCATTTCCTTCTGCATTTCTCTTCAGTTAGGGCTTCTACCCTAACACTCTTTAGATTGAACAAACCCGAATTGAGGGCCAGAGTGAGTTTTCTCTTTAGAATTGGGACATACCTAGTCAATATGTTTGATCTTGTTCACAAACGACTTCAATAGTTCCCTCCTTCAAGTCATGCGAACCCCGTCCTTTACGTTCAACAGACTTATTGTCACCATTCACCACGCAGTAGACTAAGAACAGTTGTCTTTGGAAAACAAGAGTCGTCTATGGTTGGAACTTGGAAGCAAGTGACTAGAGTCAAGTCTTCTTGTGGAAGAATGTAAAAGTGGTTTTCCATCCCTTTCAGTGCTTGTTGATCACGCATTCTTAATCTCACTATCCTATAAGTTAGATTGTCATGCCTCCCACAAAACTACCTATTTCGCAACAAAACACCACCCATATTTAGTCTGTGTCTCTGTAGTCCAAAGAAGGAGTCAACAATGGGGAAAATTTTGGTTATGAAATTGGTTATGATATCCTCATTATTAGTTTTAAACTGTTGTAGCTCCATTCAAGTGAACCCTCGGAGAGTACTCCAGGGGAATGAGACGGATAGGCAGGCACTGCTAGCAATCAAAGATCAAATTCAACACGATCCGAACCAGGTCACAAGCTCATGGAATGACACTCTTCACTTCTGCCTGTGGCACGGCGTCACTTGCAGTCGACGACATCGCCAAAGGGTGACGAAGCTGGAGCTTGACTCTCTGGAGTTGGTGGGTTCCATATCTCCATACATAGGAAATCTAAGCTTCTTAAGAAAGCTAGATCTCGAGAACAACAGCTTCACTCATCACATCCCTCCTCAAATTGGACATTTGCACAGACTGAAGGTACTGTCTCTAAATAATAACTCACTTAGTGGTAGTATTCCTCCCAACATATCCAATTGCTTTCAACTCATCACTCTTGATCTTGCTTTTAACATTCTGGTGGGTAAAATTCCTCCCCAACTCAGTTCGTTATCAAAGCTTGCATATTTTAATTTGCAAAAAAACAATTTAACAGGAGAGATCCCTCATTCTTTGGGGAATCTTTCGTCTCTCGAGATATTTGGTTCAACCTTTAATTCCTTAGAAGGAAGAATCCCCAGTTCTCTATGCCAGTTACAAAAATTAAAGATTCTTTATTTCGGACAAAATAGGTTATCAGGTATCTTCCCCTCCTGTATTTTTAATCTCTCTGGTATAATTGAATTCGAAATATCAGGAAACCAACTTCAAGGTAGTCTTCCGTCAAACTTGGGCTTTAATCCCAAGCTTGAAACCTTCTCCATTGGTGGGAATCAATTTACTGGGGCCATCCCTCTGTCAATTTCCAATGCAACAAATCTTGTGTGGCTTGAATTTGGATCTAATAATCTCACTGGACGTGTGCCAAATGTAAAAAATCTTCAATACCTGACGACGTTCAGTGTCAGTGATAATAATCTTGGAAGCGGTAAACATGGTGACTTGAGTTTCTTCTCAGAATTGATCAATGCCTCACAGCTAAGTGTGTTTGACTTTGGCTACAATAATTTTGGAGGGGCATTGCCTACATCAATATCCAATCTCTCGACCAGTCTCCAAATCTTAGGAATTGGAGTAAACATTCTGCATGGAAGTATCCCGATCGGATTAGGAAATCTTGTGAACTTGCGGTTACTCTCTCTTGGGCACAACTCCTTCACAAATAGCATCCCCAACGACATCGGGAAGATTTCAGGGCTTCAGAAATTGTTTCTTAACAACAATGAATTATCAGGGAGAATTCCATCCACTCTAGCAAATTTAACTTTGTTAACACTTCTCCAATTGCAAGAAAATAATCTAGAGGGTAGCATTCCTCCCACCCTTGGGAATTACCGTTGGTTACTAGAATTGGGTCTTTCTGGAAACAATCTCAACGGCACGATACCTCCTCAGGTTATTGGCCTCTCATCTTTATCAACAGTTTTGGCATTGCAGAGAAACCAATTCACCGGTTCCCTTCCGACGGAGATTGGCAAATTGAAGAATTTAGGCGCACTAGATGTTTCTAACAATATGTTGTCAGGAGAACTTCCCAGTAGCCTGGGTAGTTGCGAGAGCTTAGAAGCTTTATACTTGGATGGCAACTTCTTCTCGGGGTCCATTCCTTCATCTATGAAGGACTTGAGAGGGATTCAATATTTAGACCTTTCTCGAAACAATTTGTCAGGAGAGATTCCACAGTTTTTCGAGTGGTTTGGAAACTTGAAGAATCTCAACCTGTCCTTCAATCAGTTTTGGGGTGTAGTGCCAACTGGTGGTATTTTCAAGAATGCAACAGCGTCATCAGTTGCAGGAAATACAAGACTATGCGGCGGTGTTGCTACTCTCCGACTTCCTGTGTGCAAGCCTAATGAGTCTAAAGGAGGAGGAGGGTTGTCAAGGAGAATGAAACTACTGATCTCTTTAGTTTCCGGGTTTAGTCTTTTGGGATTTGTTGTCGTGCTGTCTCTTTTCCTTCTTGGTAAGAAAAGGAAAGAAGCTAAATCAAGCAATTTGGGAAACTCTTTTTTGCAAGTTTCATATGCTACGCTCCTGAAAGCCACCGTGGGTTTTTCGTCTACTAATTTGATCGGTGTGGGGGCTTTTGGGTCTGTGTACAAAGGAATTCTTGCTGAAGATAGAGTTGTTGTCGCTGTGAAGGTGTTTAACATGTTACATCGGGGAGCCTCTAAGAGTTTCATCTCTGAATGTGAGGCATTGAGAAACATCAGACATCGAAATCTGGTCAAGATAGTAACTGCATGCTCAAGTACTGATTTCAGCGGCAATGATTTCAAGGCTCTTGTTTACGAGTTCATGGACAACGGGAGCTTGGAGGAATGGTTGCATCCATCAACTAAAGCTGAAGAGGTAATAGAAGCACCCAAAACCTTAAGTCTTGTTCAGAGGCTCGACATTTCCCTTGATGTTGCTAGCGCATTGGATTATCTTCACAACCATTGTGAAACACCGATTGTTCATTGTGATCTCAAGCCAAGTAATGTTCTTTTGGATAGTGACATGACTGGACATGTTTCCGACTTTGGGCTGTCAAGGTTTCTCAAAGACCCAACCCCGAGTGTTTCTGGAAATCAATCAAGCTCTATTGGAATCAAAGGAACGGTTGGTTATGCTGCACCAGGTAATTTTTCTCATATGCGTCAGACTTTTCTCTTCCCATGTTTTAGTGTAACAAATTTCAAAACCAATGAGAGTTATTATTTATGCACAGATATAGTGACAAATATTTGTGATATTGTTTGAACTGTAGAGTATGGCATGGGAGGTGATGTATCTACATACGGGGATGTCTACAGCTTTGGCATTCTCTTGTTAGAGATGTTTACAGGGAAGAAACCTACTGATCACATGTTCAGCGACAACTTGAATCTTCATAATTATGTGAAGGCAGCTCTCCCTGGACGTACTTTAGAGATTTCAGAACCACTACTTCAAGGCACAATCAATGTTGTTGAAGCTCACAGGCACAATAGTGTGAGAGTCGAGAAAACTGAAGAGTGCTTGGCTTTGATTCTTGGTATAGGAATCGCATGTTCAGTCGAATCCCCCACAAACAGAATGGATATCAGTGATGTTGTGTCTGAATTGCAATCCATTAGGCGCAATCTTCTCTGCTAGAACTTTCATATTATTAATGTACGTTCTTGAATTGTGTCTCAAAGTCATGTCTACTGTATCTATATAGTGGTTTCTTGAAATTCGCATGTAAATGTTATAAAAAGTCATGAAATAAAGTCCTACTTATTGTGTAAGTTTGTTATCCTATACCGAAAAGCTACATGATCCCATTTGGATCAATGAATCAACTTAGAGTTGTCATCAGCTTTATCAGTTGTACGTCATCAACCCAAAATTCAATTTGTTGTGTTGTCATTTGTATTTTACCAAGTGAGCATGAAATTGATACTGAGCATGTTTTAGAAGAACTTGATATTGAGCAGGGAAAAAAATGCAGACAGTATCTCATATTTACTATTCCACTTTAAGAAACTGTCATATTGGAATCCTAAACATCTCAGCTGAAAATGTCAATGTCAACCTCAATGTAAACCTCAATGTGAATGTCTCTGTGCATGAAGAATATGGAGCTGATAATGATGGTGCTATGCCATCTCAACAAAGCAATCTAGTGCTTCAGGTAGCTTACAACATAGTTTACCTTATTTACTTTAGGATATAAGTACTTCTTGTTAGTAAATTTAGTTATGGTTTTGTTGTTGGTGTACTAGCTTCATGTAATTCTGGAATGTCACAGGAAGAATCCGCTCCACCTTCAACTTCATGAAAGAGATACAAGACTGCTGCAAGGAGGCAAAACCCAAGAAATTCAACAAGGATTGTTGAAGCAGCTGCTTCGGCAGTCAGCAGAATGTTTGAAGGTCCAAAGAAGGGCGTGCAGAAGACGCTGTGATCTCAATCCATGAAGGGCTCATGATATATGATACAGTCTCCCCATTACAAGTGAAAAGTTGTGAGTTGGACTCGCAAAAGACTAGTGGTAGCCTTAAGTTTTTTATATGATGAAGAAATGACTTACTAGCCGATTGTTTTTTCTTTTCAAAGATGGACGGGGTATATGTATAATGTTCCTCATGCATGTTCAACTTTTCTATTCATAGTATAAAGGCACCAGTCTTTTCAAATAAATCAAGTCGTCTTTGGTTGGTTTTCTATCTTCCTCTGCCAATAATAGACAATTGATTATCTTCCTATCCCAATAATTAAGTAGTCTTTGGTTGGTTTTGTTATCCAGACGATTTCAAACATCTTCCTTCAAAACTGACTGCCTAGTAGAAATGATGTGTTAAAGTGTAATTGAGCAAGTTTATCATATTGCTTAGCTAGAAAACATTGAAATACATCAAATTTGTTGCTTGAGGAAATTACAACACATCTAGTTTATGTTGTACGAGAGTCTAGGAAAAATCAGTGCATAGATTATGAACTTTGTCCTTGGTTGTAATTACTGAAAAGCAGAGGAAAACAGAGATACATTTATAGAAGAAAATAAGATTGAACAAAACAGAGGAAAACAGAGATACATGCTTAGAAGTTAGAATAAAAACAACCTTGCTAGAGATGGAAGTGAGGCATGAAGTATCAACACATTGGGATGCCTACAGCTTTGTTGAGCATTCTATTCTTCCCTTGATTATAATCAATAAATTACTTTGATAGAGGTCATTACAATAGAGTTGAGGAAGAAAACAGTCGGTCGTATTTGGCAAACCGCCATGAGCAATAATTAAGTCGGCCAAATTGGTGCATGAATTATCAAGTTATCCAATTAAACCGTCATCCATATTCTACAACTCCTCCTATCCTATAAATTAGATCAAGACAGTGATGAGATGACACCAGTTACACCACCCATATTTCTATCTCAGTCTCTATTGTCCAAAGAATAATTTTTCTAAATAAAAATGGGTGGATTTGCGGTTATGAAATTGGTTTTGATCGTATCGTCACTTTTTTTAAACTGTTGCAACTCCGTGCAATTGAACCAGCCGAGAGTACTCCAGGGGAATGAGACGGATAGGCAGGCACTGCTAGCAATCAAAGATCAAGTACGACACGATCCGAACCAGGTCACAAGCTCATGGAATGAATCCCTTCACTTCTGCCTGTGGAACGGCGTCACATGCAGTCGACGACATCGCCAAAGGGTGACAAAGCTGGAGCTTGACTCTCTGGAGTTGGAGGGATCCATATCACCACAAGTAGGAAATCTAAGCTTCTTATGAGTGCTAAATCTCGAGAACAACAGCTTCACTCACCAAATCCCTCCTCAAATCGGGCATTTGCGTAGATTGCAGGTATTGTTTCTAAACAATAACTCGCTTACTGGCACCATTCCTCCCAACATTTCCAATTGCTTCAAACTCATCACTCTACGTCTTGAAGAAAACAATCTAGTGGGTCAAATTCCTCCCCAACTCAGTTCCTTGTCAAAGCTTAAGAATTTCTTTTTGGGAGACAATAATCTAACAGGAGAAATCCCTCCTTTGGAGAACCTTTTGTCTCTTGCGAGTTTTTCAGCTGTTTCTAATAAGCTGGAAGGAAGCATCCCTAGTTCTCTATGCCAGTTAAATAAGCTAAAATATATCTACCTGGCTGACAATCTGTTATCTGGTATCATCCCTTCCTGCATTTATAATCTCTCTCGTATAGTCGAATTTGAGCTAACACTCAACCAAATTCAAGGAAGTCTTCCAGCAAACTTTATCAATGCTTTTCCCAACCTTGAATGGTTTTCCATTGCCTACAACAATTTTACTGGGGCCATTCCTTCATCACTATCCAATGCAACCAAGCTTGTCTTGTTTCAAGGTGCATTCAATTATTTTACTGGACAAGTGCCAAATTTACAAAATCTTCATAACCTTGTGGTCTTTAATGTCGTTGAAAATGATCTTGGAAGCGGTAAACAAGGTGACTTGAATTTTATCTCAGACCTGAACAACGCCACACAGCTGAATTGTTTAGGGTTGAGCTACAACAAGTTTGGAGGAACGATTCCCACATCATTATCCAATCTCTCAACCGATCTCAGGTGGCTTCAAATAGGAGGAAACAATCTACATGGAAGCATTCCAACTGGGTTAGGGAATCTTGAGAGCATGAATGTACTCGGTATGGAGAAGAACAACCTCAGCGGTAGCATCCCCACAGAAATTGCGAAACTTTCAAGGCTTGGGCAATTGTTACTAAATGACAACAAATTTTCTACGAGCATTCCATCTTCTATTGGAAATTTAACAATGTTAAACATTCTCCACTTGCAAGGTAACAATTTCAATAACAGCATCCCTTCAAGTCTAGGAGAGTGTCATGGGTTGGAAGTGTTGGATCTATCTCGAAATAACTTAGATGGCGAAATACCTCAGCAATTACTTACTGGTCTTCTCTCTTTATCAATTTCTTTGAACTTGTCATCAAACTACTTTACTGGTTCCCTTCCATATGAGATTGGTGTTGATGTAGTTGTGTTTGTGGTTATGGCTGATGAAGGAAAAACTGCTTCAAAGGCACGTAAGTATTTACGCTGTCCTTTAGACTTTATTTGCCCCACAACTAGTGTGCAAAGGGGTCTGATCAAATAAGCCTTTAGGATACAATGAAACCTAGCACTTGCTATTGTTGTTCTTCGTTTTGCACTCACGAAGATCAACCTTACACTCGATTAAAGGTTTACAAGTAACTCAAGGTTGCTAGAAACTATATCTGCAGTTTTATAGTTTCTAGATTTTTGCTGGTGTTAAGAAAATATAGATGGAGGTTTGAGAAGAGAGAAACAGGTTTCCTGATATGAGAATATGCAGAAGAACTTATTCCTATATATAGGAATAGTCGTGCCTTTCCAGAATATTGACATACCTTTTCATTTTGTTTTAAAACTCTTCAGCAAGAGTTATTTACAATTGCCAACAGTCATATACAATAGCAACTGATATGCCTTTTCATTACATACATGTCTCTTGGTTGGGCATATACTGTTTCAGAACTCTCTTTTTATAATTTGAAAATCTCTCTAACAATTGGAAAGTTGAAGGCACTAGGAAAGTTAGACATTTCTAACAATATGTTGTCAGGAGAACTCCCAATTAGCCTCAGTAGTTGTCAGAGTTTAGAATGTTGGGTTTCACGCAGCGGATTGGTCAACAAGATATGATATCGAGAATGCAACTATAATAGGGAAAAACAAACACACACAACAACACAAGATTTAACGTGGTTCCCTCACTCTTTGAGGTACGTCCACTGGGCGTGATCCGATCTTTCTTCACTATTGAGAATAATGAGAACTAAATACAAGGTGTTTCACTCAAGTTTATAACCCAAACCCGAACCCTTGAACCCTTGTACACCCCTCTCAACTCACACTCTCAATACCCAGTAAAGCTAACTCTCTTACAACACTTGCAAAGGCTTTATGGCTATTTATAGCCAACTCCTTCACTTACGACATGCAGAACCATGCATAGAAGAAAAGCAAAGTCTTGTTTTTCCATCTTTCCCGTTCAATATTTCTACACCAATAGTATGAAACTATTACCAATAGTTCTCAACTATTGTTTTCTCTACATGCATGTTCTCACTCTTTCTCTATGCATTCTACATTCTCACATGGGACTTGTTCTCTTACTTCAAATATGGCTGCACCACCCTAGCTATATCTAGTTCCATAGCACAATAAATGATCAACTTCTCATGCATTTACCTTGTGCATATTGCAGCCAATTTCTTCCATTCAAACAATACTACACCTCTAGAAAACATAGCATTAATTTTGAGCCACATCTCAACATAGAAGTCCTACATTTGCAAGGCAACTTCTTCAACGGGCTCATCCCTTCAGCTATGAAGAACTTGAGAGGGATTCGAGATTTAGACCTATCTCGCAACAATTTCTCAGGAGACATTCCACAGTATTTCGAGCGCTTTGGAAAGCTAGAAAATCTCAACCTATCCTTCAATCAGTTCTGGGGAGCGGTTCCAACTGGTGGTGTTTTCAAAAATGCGACAGTGAATTCAGTTGCTGGAAACTCTAGACTCTGCGGCGGTATATCTAATCTTCGACTTCCTTTTTGCAAGTCTAAAAAAGGAGGGTTGTCTCGTAGAATGAAACTAATGATCTCTCTAGTTTCTGGGTTCACTCTATTGGGACTGGTTGTGGTGCTGTCTCTTTTTCTTATTCGTAAGAAAAGGAAAGAGACCAAATTAAGCACTTTGGGAAACTCTGTATTGCAAGTTTCATATGCTACGCTCCTAAAAGCTACTGATGGTTTTTCTTCAGCTAACTTGGTTGGTGCGGGTGCTTTTGGGTCTGTGTACAAAGGAATTCTTGCAAATGACGGAGTTTTTGTTGCTGTAGGTTCTTAACATGCAACACCGAGGAGCATCTAAGACCTTTATGGCTGAATGTGAGGTGTTGAGAAATGTCAGACATCGAAATCTGGTCAAGATCAACAGCATGTTCAAGTATTGATTTCAGCGGCAATGACTTCAAGGCTCTTGTTTACGAGTTCATGGACAAGGGGAGCTTGGAGGAGTGGTTGCATCCATCTACTAGAACTGAAGAGGTAACAGAAGCACCCAAAATTCTAAGTTTTATTCAGAGGCTCTGCATTGCCATTGATGTTGCTAATGCATTGGATTATCTTGGCAACCACTGTGAAATACCGATCGTTCATTGTGATCTCAAGCCAGGTAATGTTCTTTTGGATTGTGACCTGACTGGACATGTTTCCGACTTTGGGCTGTCAAGGTTTCTCCCATTGACCATGAGTGTTTATGGAAATCAATCAAGCTCTATTGGAATTAGAGGATCAATTGGTTATGCTGCACCAGGTAATCTTTTCATTTTAGTGTAACATATTTAAAATACAATGAGCTATTATTGAGTTATGCTGACAAATTTTTGTGATATTGTTTGAACTGTAGAGTATGGTATGGGAAGTGAAGTATCCACATACGGGGATGTCTACAGCTTTGGCATTCTCTTGTTAGAAATGTTTACGGGGAAGAGACCCACTGATCACATGTTCACTGAAGGTTTGAATCTTCATAATTATGTGAAGACAGCTCTCCCTGAACGTATTTAGAGATTTCAGAACCACTACTTCTTCAAGAAACCTCCACCAGTGCCGCTGATGCTCACATGCCCAACCAATTGAGTGTAAGAACACAAAAATTTGAAGAGTGCTTGATTTTGATACTTGGTATAGGACTCGCCTGCTCTGTTGAAAGGATATCAGTGATGTTGCATCTGAGTTGCAATATATTAGGCGCAATCTACTTAGCTAGCTAGAACTTTCAAATAGTTTATGTATTGTGATGGCTTTTATAGTCTTGTAGTTCTTGTATTCTGTTATGTTCTGTTCTTGAATTGTTTCTGGAAGGTCCTTTTTTCACTATCGTGGTTCTTGAAACTTGCATGTTATTGTACTATATATATTGGATAAAAGAGGTACTACTACTTATTGCGTAAATCTGTTATCCTAAATAGAAATGTTAGTATAGGCCCAATCCGTAATATAACAGGTCCAATCCTTATCTGCACCACTGGTGACGTCATCAACTTGGAAAACAAGTCGCCTTCCTGCTCTACATATTAAGCCAATCTCTTTCTGCCAATCTGTTTTCTTTTCTCTTCAAGCTTATCAATTTCATCTTTGTTTTTGTATCAATAACCAGAAATATCAAGTATTGTTTTCTCTTTTCTTTGTTTTTCTTCATTTTCTGAGAATAGAATAGTTTTCTTGTTCATCAATTATCAAATCATGACCATGGTAGTTTTTTTAGCACGAAACACATATCATTCCGACAGATCATTGAAAGATGGTGCTTTTCATCAGCTTGATCAGTTCACTACAAGAAAAATAAGGTTTACTATGATTTCTTTGATTGCTCGTCTCTTCCTTTCATCCCAGCTTTATAGGTAACACCAGGGGTAAATTATAGTGTTTCATTTGGATTCACAATAAGGACGTAATTTGCTCTAAAAATTTGTAGTTGAGGAACCAAGTAGTACTAGACCTTCTATTTGTGTCAAGTTGTGATGATGGCAGTGTGTATCATATTATGGTATACAACGTACTGGTTCTCCTTATTGGAGCTTATCATTCAATATATCTATTATCTATTATCTCCTTACATACAACCAATGGTTTTATAAATTTATAATATGGTAGTGCTGGTACATGATAATATCCATCCCAATATACCATGCCATTATATATATCTTCCTTATGGTCAAGTGCATACTGTGCATTATAGAGGATTGTTATGTGATATCTAGTGCTAT
Above is a window of Fragaria vesca subsp. vesca linkage group LG7, FraVesHawaii_1.0, whole genome shotgun sequence DNA encoding:
- the LOC101291186 gene encoding probable LRR receptor-like serine/threonine-protein kinase At3g47570-like — its product is MGEAFTTWELILARGGYSNWECSGTQDNEGDDRLVVDNEDVRAVVLHNDGLMIVEDDIADGDKENTANRRRFQMTSCKGAQILIQNVKLEDNSIQVNPRRVLQGNETDRQALLAIKDQIQHDPNQVTSSWNDTLHFCLWHGVTCSRRHRQRVTKLELDSLELVGSISPYIGNLSFLRKLDLENNSFTHHIPPQIGHLHRLKVLSLNNNSLSGSIPPNISNCFQLITLDLAFNILVGKIPPQLSSLSKLAYFNLQKNNLTGEIPHSLGNLSSLEIFGSTFNSLEGRIPSSLCQLQKLKILYFGQNRLSGIFPSCIFNLSGIIEFEISGNQLQGSLPSNLGFNPKLETFSIGGNQFTGAIPLSISNATNLVWLEFGSNNLTGRVPNVKNLQYLTTFSVSDNNLGSGKHGDLSFFSELINASQLSVFDFGYNNFGGALPTSISNLSTSLQILGIGVNILHGSIPIGLGNLVNLRLLSLGHNSFTNSIPNDIGKISGLQKLFLNNNELSGRIPSTLANLTLLTLLQLQENNLEGSIPPTLGNYRWLLELGLSGNNLNGTIPPQVIGLSSLSTVLALQRNQFTGSLPTEIGKLKNLGALDVSNNMLSGELPSSLGSCESLEALYLDGNFFSGSIPSSMKDLRGIQYLDLSRNNLSGEIPQFFEWFGNLKNLNLSFNQFWGVVPTGGIFKNATASSVAGNTRLCGGVATLRLPVCKPNESKGGGGLSRRMKLLISLVSGFSLLGFVVVLSLFLLGKKRKEAKSSNLGNSFLQVSYATLLKATVGFSSTNLIGVGAFGSVYKGILAEDRVVVAVKVFNMLHRGASKSFISECEALRNIRHRNLVKIVTACSSTDFSGNDFKALVYEFMDNGSLEEWLHPSTKAEEVIEAPKTLSLVQRLDISLDVASALDYLHNHCETPIVHCDLKPSNVLLDSDMTGHVSDFGLSRFLKDPTPSVSGNQSSSIGIKGTVGYAAPEYGMGGDVSTYGDVYSFGILLLEMFTGKKPTDHMFSDNLNLHNYVKAALPGRTLEISEPLLQGTINVVEAHRHNSVRVEKTEECLALILGIGIACSVESPTNRMDISDVVSELQSIRRNLLC